One window from the genome of Rhodopseudomonas sp. P2A-2r encodes:
- a CDS encoding nitroreductase produces the protein MPDTIEFLKTRRSVKPREMSGPGPSPAELDSILTIGARVPDHGKLTPWRFIVFEGDARARAGDVIAAVFARHHPDAPVADIEAEKRRLLEAPLVIAVVSLTKPHPKVPAWEQELSAGASCMNIVSAATALGYGANWLTGWYAFDRDALEGLGLKPEEKLAGFIHIGTATKPSEDRPRPALAEIVTRF, from the coding sequence ATGCCCGACACCATCGAATTCCTGAAGACCCGCCGCTCCGTCAAGCCGCGCGAGATGAGCGGCCCCGGCCCCTCGCCGGCCGAACTCGACAGCATTCTGACCATCGGCGCGCGGGTGCCGGATCACGGCAAGCTGACGCCGTGGCGCTTTATCGTGTTCGAGGGCGACGCCCGCGCCCGCGCCGGAGACGTGATCGCCGCGGTGTTCGCGCGCCACCATCCCGATGCGCCGGTGGCCGATATCGAGGCAGAGAAGCGCCGCCTGCTGGAGGCGCCGCTGGTAATCGCCGTGGTGAGCCTGACCAAGCCGCATCCGAAGGTGCCGGCCTGGGAGCAGGAACTGTCGGCCGGCGCCAGCTGCATGAACATCGTCAGCGCCGCCACTGCGCTCGGCTACGGCGCCAACTGGCTGACCGGCTGGTACGCCTTCGATCGCGACGCGCTCGAAGGGCTCGGGCTGAAACCGGAGGAAAAGCTCGCCGGCTTCATCCATATCGGCACCGCCACCAAGCCCAGCGAGGATCGCCCGCGCCCCGCGCTGGCGGAGATTGTGACGCGGTTTTGA
- a CDS encoding CBS domain-containing protein: MTVRAILDTKGHQIISVTPDAKLAAAVKLLSERRIGAVLVIADRHIDGILSERDIVRVIGERGAAALDETVGAVMTRKVIHCKPSDTVASIMEQMTSGKFRHLPVLDGDKIVGLISIGDVVKWRVHEFETEQEALRDYIKTA; encoded by the coding sequence ATGACGGTACGTGCAATTCTCGACACCAAAGGTCATCAGATCATCAGCGTCACGCCCGACGCGAAGCTCGCCGCGGCCGTGAAGCTTTTGTCGGAACGGCGGATCGGCGCGGTGCTGGTGATCGCGGATCGGCACATCGACGGCATCCTGTCCGAGCGCGATATCGTGCGGGTGATCGGCGAGCGCGGCGCCGCGGCGCTCGACGAGACCGTCGGCGCAGTGATGACGCGCAAGGTTATCCACTGCAAGCCGTCCGACACCGTCGCCTCGATCATGGAACAGATGACCTCGGGAAAATTCCGCCACCTGCCGGTGCTCGACGGCGACAAGATCGTCGGCCTGATCTCCATCGGCGACGTCGTCAAATGGCGCGTGCACGAGTTCGAGACCGAACAGGAAGCGCTGCGCGACTACATCAAGACGGCCTGA
- a CDS encoding PilZ domain-containing protein produces the protein MAFAHKQSIIPGAEERRRFQRVKVHLLGRYMLPDRREFPCQVINMSPGGLALLGPGIGNIGDRVIAYLDHIGRVEGKVTRIIDNGFAMSVGATPRKRDKLAAQLTWLANRDILNLPEDRRHDRIVPRNPIALLTLEDGSRMNCRIIDLSLSGAAISAERRPPLNSMVTLGAVKSRVVRNLEDGVALEFVHQQPAETLEDSVNVR, from the coding sequence ATGGCGTTCGCCCACAAACAATCCATTATTCCCGGCGCCGAAGAGCGGCGGCGCTTCCAGCGCGTGAAGGTTCATCTGCTGGGCCGCTACATGCTGCCCGACCGCCGCGAGTTTCCCTGCCAGGTCATCAACATGTCGCCCGGCGGCCTGGCGCTGCTGGGACCCGGCATCGGCAATATCGGCGATCGCGTGATCGCCTATCTCGACCATATCGGCCGGGTCGAGGGCAAGGTCACCCGCATTATCGACAACGGCTTTGCCATGAGCGTGGGCGCCACGCCGCGCAAGCGCGACAAGCTGGCCGCACAGCTGACCTGGCTGGCCAACCGTGACATCCTCAACCTGCCGGAAGACCGCCGCCACGATCGCATCGTGCCGCGCAATCCGATCGCGCTGCTCACCCTCGAGGACGGCAGCCGCATGAACTGCCGCATCATCGATCTGTCGCTGTCGGGCGCCGCCATCTCCGCGGAGAGGCGCCCGCCGCTGAACTCGATGGTGACGCTCGGCGCGGTGAAGTCGCGCGTGGTGAGAAACCTCGAAGACGGCGTCGCGCTGGAGTTCGTCCACCAGCAGCCCGCCGAGACACTCGAAGACAGCGTCAACGTCCGGTAA
- a CDS encoding putative bifunctional diguanylate cyclase/phosphodiesterase has product MIAARKLSGISDAKLLGDIPVLQRKWHAAVRPGQSLPGYEEVMLGSLGRLADHIVLLVGDAASLRVSRSGRYVQQWLGDERWDIPLDGLSPDCATALAEAASCALQTRRPHVSSVHCVRDGLVQTYEILALPTSSRWGGTLIGVYVNEHGPRYNLVDAIFSATNEGIVTLAAIRNSASEAFDFQIVHLNDGAARLLKAPSTGLQWRRLSAGGHALCLPNVVRWLLSMISRGESDQLELDSGDRNLRLSATGFGDLVSLTISDVTDIKRREESFRLLFDANPMPMWVFDAETMNFCGVNDAAVAHYGYDRATFLTMQLRQIWPEDEWDVHTRSLQEVGDAYQSERIWRHLKADGSEIQVLTYGRRVSFDGRDGFLVAIVDITERRKAEARVAHMAHHDGLTGLANRVMYQERLNQALLQVGQGTEGGVAVLCIDLDLFKNVNDSFGHPMGDRLLTMVAARMRANVRSTDLVARLGGDEFAIVLAGEIAPNDANDFALRLIHTLSEPYDMDGIEIVIGASVGIALSPGDGDNSEELMRNADMALYRAKNDGGGVHHFFEREMDLQAQKRRDMEIDLRRAFANGEFELHYQPLVDLAADRITGFEALLRWKHPEKGMISPADFIPVAEDIGLIVTLGEWVLRKACVEAAKWPDDIKIAVNLSPVQFRNRNLVQVVVSALAYSGLSPLRLELEITESLFLAETEANLAILHQLRALGVRISMDDFGTGYSSLSYLRSFPFDKIKIDRSFIKDLVGRPDCVAIVRAISGLGRSLNIVTTAEGVETVDQLDWLRAEGCNEVQGFLFSPARPASEIEQLLLKFGVGASKAA; this is encoded by the coding sequence GTGATCGCGGCCAGAAAACTATCCGGGATATCAGACGCGAAGTTGCTGGGCGACATTCCGGTGCTGCAACGCAAATGGCATGCCGCGGTTCGCCCGGGGCAGAGCTTGCCCGGCTATGAAGAAGTGATGCTGGGCAGCCTCGGGCGCCTCGCCGATCATATCGTGCTGCTGGTTGGCGACGCCGCGTCGCTGCGGGTGTCGCGCAGCGGCCGTTACGTGCAGCAGTGGCTCGGCGACGAGCGCTGGGATATTCCGCTGGATGGCTTGTCGCCGGATTGCGCCACGGCGCTGGCGGAAGCGGCCTCCTGCGCCTTGCAGACCAGGCGGCCGCATGTGTCCTCCGTGCATTGCGTCCGTGACGGGCTGGTGCAGACCTATGAGATCCTTGCGCTGCCGACCTCGTCGCGCTGGGGCGGTACGCTGATCGGCGTCTATGTCAACGAGCACGGGCCGCGCTACAATCTGGTCGACGCGATTTTCTCGGCCACCAATGAGGGCATCGTCACGCTCGCGGCGATCCGCAATTCGGCCAGCGAAGCGTTCGATTTCCAGATCGTGCATCTCAACGATGGCGCGGCACGGCTGCTGAAGGCGCCGTCCACCGGGCTGCAATGGCGCAGGCTGAGCGCCGGCGGTCACGCGCTGTGTCTGCCGAATGTCGTGCGATGGCTGCTGTCGATGATTTCGCGCGGCGAAAGCGACCAGCTCGAGCTCGACAGCGGCGACCGCAACCTGCGGCTCAGCGCCACCGGCTTTGGCGATCTGGTGTCGTTGACGATTTCCGACGTCACCGACATCAAGCGTCGCGAAGAATCGTTCCGGCTGCTGTTCGACGCCAATCCGATGCCGATGTGGGTGTTCGATGCCGAGACGATGAACTTCTGCGGCGTCAACGACGCCGCGGTCGCGCATTACGGCTATGACCGCGCCACCTTCCTTACCATGCAGTTGCGGCAGATCTGGCCGGAGGACGAATGGGACGTGCACACCCGGTCCCTGCAGGAGGTCGGCGATGCCTATCAGTCGGAGCGCATCTGGCGGCATCTCAAGGCCGATGGCAGCGAGATCCAGGTGCTGACCTATGGCCGCCGGGTGTCGTTCGACGGCCGCGACGGCTTTCTGGTCGCGATCGTGGATATCACCGAGCGTCGCAAGGCGGAGGCCCGCGTCGCGCATATGGCGCACCATGACGGCCTCACCGGCCTCGCCAATCGCGTGATGTATCAGGAGCGTTTGAATCAGGCGTTGCTGCAGGTCGGGCAGGGCACCGAGGGTGGCGTCGCGGTGTTGTGCATCGACCTCGACCTGTTCAAGAACGTCAACGACTCCTTCGGCCATCCGATGGGCGACCGGTTGCTGACCATGGTCGCCGCGCGCATGCGCGCCAACGTGCGCAGCACCGATCTGGTGGCGCGGCTCGGCGGCGACGAGTTCGCCATCGTGCTGGCCGGCGAGATCGCGCCCAACGACGCCAACGACTTTGCGCTCCGCCTGATTCATACGCTGAGCGAGCCCTACGACATGGACGGCATCGAGATCGTGATCGGCGCCAGCGTCGGCATCGCATTGTCGCCGGGCGACGGCGACAACAGCGAGGAGCTGATGCGCAACGCCGACATGGCGCTGTACCGCGCCAAGAACGACGGTGGCGGCGTGCATCATTTCTTCGAGCGGGAAATGGATCTGCAGGCGCAGAAACGCCGCGACATGGAGATCGACCTGCGGCGCGCCTTCGCCAACGGCGAATTCGAATTGCACTACCAGCCGCTGGTGGATCTCGCCGCCGACCGCATCACCGGCTTCGAGGCGTTGCTGCGCTGGAAGCATCCCGAGAAGGGCATGATCTCGCCGGCGGATTTCATCCCGGTGGCCGAGGATATCGGGCTGATCGTCACACTGGGCGAATGGGTGTTGCGCAAGGCCTGCGTCGAGGCGGCGAAGTGGCCGGACGATATCAAGATCGCGGTGAACCTTTCGCCGGTCCAGTTCCGCAACCGCAATCTGGTGCAGGTGGTGGTGTCCGCGCTGGCCTATTCCGGCCTGTCGCCGCTGCGGCTGGAGCTGGAGATCACCGAGTCGTTGTTCCTCGCCGAGACCGAGGCCAATCTGGCGATCCTGCACCAGTTGCGCGCGCTCGGCGTGCGCATCTCGATGGACGATTTCGGCACCGGCTATTCCAGCTTGAGCTATCTGCGCAGCTTCCCGTTCGACAAGATCAAGATCGACCGCTCCTTCATCAAGGATCTGGTCGGGCGCCCGGACTGCGTGGCCATCGTGCGCGCGATCTCCGGCCTCGGCCGCAGCCTCAACATCGTCACCACAGCCGAAGGCGTCGAGACCGTCGATCAGCTCGACTGGCTGCGCGCCGAGGGCTGCAACGAGGTGCAGGGTTTTCTGTTCAGTCCCGCGCGGCCAGCGTCGGAGATCGAGCAACTGCTGCTGAAATTCGGCGTCGGCGCGTCGAAGGCGGCGTAG
- a CDS encoding rhomboid family intramembrane serine protease → MDSSAPPREPILTLPGALTAYVALLAIIHGVCALLPLDLDDLVFGLFAFIPKRYDQTLLAMPFAGGTPAKIWTFVSYSLLHANLSHIGFNVLWLLPFGSALARRFGAVRFFLFMAVTAAAGAAAHLLTHEHALAPMIGASASVSGAMAAAIRFAFVRGSFLSFNRGDADEAARVPALPLLRSLRDPRVLAFLAIWFGTNIIFGVGSIAIGAEGASVAWQAHIGGFFAGLLLFSLFDPIPRLPREFDAPSSDLAEPH, encoded by the coding sequence TTGGACTCCTCCGCTCCCCCGCGTGAACCGATATTGACCCTGCCGGGCGCACTGACCGCCTATGTCGCCTTGCTGGCGATCATTCACGGCGTGTGCGCGCTGCTGCCGCTCGATCTCGACGACCTCGTGTTCGGACTGTTCGCCTTCATCCCGAAGCGTTACGACCAGACCCTGCTGGCGATGCCGTTTGCCGGCGGCACGCCCGCCAAGATCTGGACCTTCGTCAGCTACTCGCTGCTGCATGCCAATCTCAGCCATATCGGCTTCAACGTGCTGTGGCTGTTGCCGTTCGGCAGCGCGCTGGCGCGCCGCTTCGGCGCGGTCAGGTTCTTCCTGTTCATGGCGGTAACCGCTGCGGCCGGCGCGGCGGCCCATCTGCTCACGCATGAGCACGCGCTGGCGCCGATGATCGGCGCCTCCGCCTCGGTGTCCGGGGCGATGGCGGCGGCGATCCGCTTTGCCTTTGTGCGCGGCAGCTTCCTGTCGTTCAACCGCGGCGACGCCGACGAGGCCGCGCGGGTGCCGGCGCTGCCGTTGCTGCGCTCGCTGCGCGATCCGCGCGTGCTGGCATTTCTCGCGATCTGGTTCGGTACCAACATCATCTTCGGCGTCGGATCGATCGCCATCGGCGCCGAAGGCGCCAGCGTCGCCTGGCAGGCGCATATCGGCGGCTTCTTCGCAGGCCTGTTGCTGTTCTCGCTGTTCGATCCGATTCCGCGCCTGCCGCGCGAATTCGATGCGCCGTCGTCCGACCTGGCGGAACCGCACTGA
- a CDS encoding 2-hydroxyacid dehydrogenase, whose protein sequence is MPCELLVLVELTPDTTARFVAEGFALHVATTPAERAAKIADPAAHIRAVLTNGTLGLSADEIAALPQLEIVCALGAGYENIDVAAARARGIVVTNGAGTNDVTVADHAMALLLAVARGIPQADACVRQGDFGRSSYRQPMIFGKKLGILGLGQIGMQIARRAHLGFDMPVGYHTRTMRSDISYLYHPTPEALAEWADFLVVATPGGGATRHLVDASVLKALGPGGYMVNIARGSVVDTAALIDALKADTIAGAALDVVEGEPDVPAALVALSNVIFTPHVAGRSPEAIAATAALALKNLAAHFSGKPVPTAV, encoded by the coding sequence ATGCCATGCGAACTTCTGGTTCTGGTCGAGCTGACGCCTGACACCACGGCGCGGTTCGTGGCTGAGGGCTTTGCGCTGCATGTGGCGACGACGCCGGCCGAGCGGGCCGCGAAGATCGCCGATCCCGCCGCGCATATCCGCGCCGTGCTGACCAACGGTACGCTCGGACTTTCCGCCGACGAGATCGCGGCGCTGCCGCAGCTCGAGATCGTCTGTGCGCTTGGCGCCGGCTACGAGAACATCGATGTGGCTGCGGCGCGGGCGCGCGGCATCGTCGTCACCAACGGCGCCGGCACCAATGACGTGACCGTTGCGGACCATGCGATGGCGCTGTTGCTGGCGGTCGCGCGCGGCATTCCACAGGCGGATGCGTGCGTGCGTCAGGGCGACTTCGGGCGTTCCTCCTACCGGCAGCCGATGATCTTCGGCAAGAAACTGGGCATTCTCGGCCTCGGCCAGATCGGCATGCAGATCGCCCGCAGGGCGCATCTCGGCTTTGATATGCCGGTCGGCTACCACACCCGCACGATGCGATCCGACATCTCGTATCTCTATCATCCAACGCCGGAGGCGCTGGCCGAATGGGCCGATTTCCTGGTGGTCGCCACGCCGGGAGGCGGCGCAACGCGGCACCTAGTCGACGCGTCGGTGTTGAAGGCGCTCGGCCCCGGCGGCTACATGGTGAACATCGCGCGCGGCAGTGTCGTCGACACCGCCGCGCTGATCGACGCCCTGAAAGCCGACACGATCGCAGGCGCCGCGCTCGACGTGGTGGAGGGCGAACCCGATGTCCCGGCGGCACTGGTCGCGCTGTCCAACGTGATCTTCACCCCGCATGTGGCCGGCCGTTCCCCCGAAGCGATCGCTGCGACCGCCGCGCTCGCGCTGAAAAATCTCGCGGCGCATTTCTCCGGCAAGCCGGTGCCGACGGCGGTGTAA
- a CDS encoding ArsR/SmtB family transcription factor, whose translation MRAIHHPDLDEVALSQVLYALSDPVRLGVVRQLANAGEATCSTLDGGRPKSSMSHHFRVLREAGLVRTRTDGPAHMNDLRKAEIEKRFPGLLKAVLAADEVRGVLPVKRVAKK comes from the coding sequence ATGCGCGCAATTCATCATCCCGATTTGGACGAAGTGGCCCTCAGCCAGGTCCTCTACGCCCTCAGCGACCCCGTGCGCCTCGGCGTGGTGCGCCAATTGGCAAATGCCGGTGAAGCCACCTGCTCGACGCTGGATGGCGGACGGCCGAAATCCAGCATGTCCCATCATTTTCGCGTGTTGCGTGAGGCAGGCCTGGTGCGCACACGGACGGACGGGCCCGCCCACATGAACGATTTGCGCAAGGCAGAGATCGAGAAGCGGTTTCCCGGCCTGCTGAAGGCGGTTCTTGCGGCTGACGAAGTACGCGGGGTTTTGCCGGTGAAGCGCGTGGCCAAAAAATAA
- a CDS encoding PAS domain-containing protein, whose product MKHPSSREFFAYWDEKRGVNRAPDRSEIEPGPVRELLGDIFVLSYDKDGGFPVRVAGTRVCALLARDLKGDAFPALFNAESRSEIEDIITVVAEELLVAVAGVTATTEFGARAHLELLLLPFSTRAHTPISLTGLLAPLSETHGRLGEFQLTSFRYLAHPPQRFVPRALRRWQAARGLMVYEGLR is encoded by the coding sequence ATGAAGCATCCATCGAGTCGCGAATTCTTTGCCTATTGGGACGAGAAGCGCGGCGTCAATCGCGCGCCGGACCGCAGCGAGATCGAGCCCGGCCCGGTGCGCGAGCTGCTCGGCGACATCTTCGTGCTGTCCTATGACAAGGACGGCGGCTTTCCGGTCCGCGTCGCCGGCACACGGGTCTGCGCCCTGCTGGCGCGAGATCTCAAGGGCGATGCCTTTCCGGCGCTGTTCAACGCGGAAAGCCGTTCCGAGATCGAGGACATCATCACCGTCGTCGCCGAGGAGCTGCTGGTGGCGGTCGCCGGCGTCACCGCGACCACCGAATTCGGCGCCAGGGCGCATCTGGAATTGCTGCTGCTGCCGTTCAGCACCCGCGCCCACACCCCGATTAGCCTCACCGGCCTGCTGGCGCCGCTCAGCGAGACCCACGGCCGGCTCGGCGAATTCCAGCTCACCTCGTTCCGCTACCTGGCGCACCCGCCGCAGCGCTTCGTGCCGCGCGCGCTGCGCCGCTGGCAGGCCGCGCGCGGGCTGATGGTCTATGAGGGGCTGCGCTGA
- a CDS encoding NADH:flavin oxidoreductase/NADH oxidase, with product MPSLFTPFALKDVTLRNRIVVSPMCQYSADDGVINDWHAVHLAGLARGGAALVIAEATAVSPEGRITLGCAGIWTDAQGDAWSRAVAGIKAAGAIAGIQIGHAGRKASANRPWEGDDHIAANDARGWETIAPSAVAFGANLPKVPRAMTIADIERVKGDFVAAAQRARTAGFEWLELHFAHGYLAQSFHSTWSNKREDAYGGDFEGRAKFLLETLAAVRKVWRENLPLAARFGVTEFDGSDDLEAGIEMVRRFKAAGLDIIDVSVGFSTPTAKIPWGPAFMAPVAERIRGEVGIPATTSWFISEPAQANALIADDKVDLVSLGRPLLANPHWPYRAAIELGVEKAAWTLPAPYAHWLERYRT from the coding sequence CTGCCATCCTTGTTCACCCCGTTCGCGTTGAAGGACGTAACCCTGCGAAACCGAATCGTGGTGTCGCCCATGTGCCAGTATTCGGCCGACGATGGCGTCATCAACGACTGGCATGCGGTGCATCTGGCAGGCCTGGCGCGCGGCGGCGCCGCGCTGGTGATCGCCGAAGCGACCGCCGTTTCTCCGGAGGGACGCATTACCCTCGGCTGCGCCGGAATCTGGACCGATGCACAAGGCGATGCCTGGAGCAGGGCCGTCGCCGGGATCAAGGCGGCGGGGGCCATCGCAGGAATCCAGATCGGCCATGCCGGCCGCAAGGCCAGCGCCAACCGGCCGTGGGAAGGTGACGATCACATCGCTGCCAATGATGCTCGCGGCTGGGAAACCATCGCGCCGTCGGCCGTCGCCTTCGGCGCCAATCTGCCAAAAGTGCCGCGCGCCATGACCATCGCCGATATCGAGCGCGTGAAGGGCGATTTCGTTGCGGCTGCGCAGCGCGCCCGCACCGCCGGCTTCGAATGGCTGGAACTACACTTCGCCCACGGCTACCTCGCCCAGAGTTTTCATTCGACCTGGTCGAACAAGCGCGAAGATGCCTATGGCGGCGATTTCGAGGGGCGCGCCAAATTCCTGCTCGAAACCCTGGCTGCGGTTCGAAAAGTGTGGCGGGAAAACCTGCCGCTGGCGGCGCGTTTCGGTGTCACCGAATTCGATGGCTCTGATGATCTCGAGGCCGGCATCGAGATGGTCCGGCGTTTCAAGGCTGCGGGCCTTGATATCATCGACGTCAGCGTCGGCTTCTCCACGCCGACGGCGAAGATCCCTTGGGGGCCGGCTTTCATGGCGCCTGTTGCGGAACGCATCCGCGGGGAGGTCGGGATTCCCGCGACCACCAGCTGGTTTATCAGCGAACCTGCTCAGGCCAACGCCCTGATCGCCGATGACAAGGTCGATCTGGTTTCGCTCGGCCGCCCGCTGCTCGCAAACCCGCATTGGCCATATCGGGCGGCCATCGAGTTGGGAGTCGAAAAGGCTGCGTGGACGCTTCCGGCGCCTTACGCACACTGGCTGGAGCGCTACCGGACTTAG
- a CDS encoding patatin-like phospholipase family protein — protein MLESLMGRQNGANGRDKPGLGSVRRPVIGLALGGGAARGFAHIGVLRTLLAHGIVPNVVVGTSIGAVVGGSYAAGHLDTLEEWARSLQPRNILSYLDIRLNGSGLIGGNKLAAQLEASLGQTVIEDLPLKFASVATEVRTGHEIWLTHGRLVDAMRASYALPGIFSPVLVGDRWLVDGALVNPVPVSAARALGAEIVIAANLSNDVFGHSTTIFSHGSGAEAVEPDIEVAAPKRGFGKFFSAERTMKREFFGGGGRPGISSVMVDAFNIMQDRITRARLAGDPPDLLIAPRVGKIGWFDFHRAEDLIAHGARATERAIDSIQEAIEMLAPDTPDAVVIEPAPVAQR, from the coding sequence GTGCTGGAGAGTTTGATGGGGCGCCAGAATGGTGCGAACGGCCGCGACAAGCCCGGCCTGGGCAGCGTCCGGCGCCCGGTGATCGGACTGGCCCTGGGCGGCGGCGCGGCCCGCGGCTTCGCCCATATCGGCGTGCTCCGTACGCTCCTGGCCCATGGCATCGTTCCCAATGTGGTTGTCGGCACGTCGATCGGCGCCGTGGTCGGCGGTTCCTATGCCGCGGGTCATCTCGACACCCTGGAAGAATGGGCGCGCAGCCTGCAGCCGCGCAACATCCTCAGCTATCTCGATATCCGGCTGAACGGCTCCGGCCTGATCGGCGGCAACAAGCTCGCCGCGCAGCTCGAGGCCTCGCTCGGCCAGACCGTGATCGAGGACCTGCCGCTGAAGTTCGCCAGCGTCGCCACCGAAGTCCGCACCGGCCACGAGATCTGGCTGACCCATGGCCGGCTGGTCGACGCCATGCGCGCCTCCTACGCCTTGCCCGGCATCTTCTCGCCGGTGCTGGTGGGCGACCGCTGGCTGGTGGACGGCGCGCTGGTCAACCCGGTGCCGGTCTCGGCCGCGCGCGCGCTCGGCGCGGAGATCGTCATCGCCGCCAATCTCAGCAACGACGTGTTCGGCCACAGCACGACAATCTTTTCGCATGGCAGCGGGGCCGAGGCCGTCGAGCCGGATATCGAAGTCGCCGCGCCGAAACGCGGCTTCGGCAAGTTCTTTTCGGCCGAGCGCACCATGAAGCGCGAATTCTTCGGCGGCGGCGGCCGGCCCGGTATTTCCTCGGTCATGGTCGACGCCTTCAACATCATGCAGGACCGCATCACACGGGCGCGGCTGGCCGGCGATCCGCCGGACCTCCTGATCGCGCCGCGCGTCGGCAAGATCGGCTGGTTCGACTTTCACCGCGCCGAGGACCTGATTGCGCACGGGGCCCGTGCCACCGAACGCGCCATCGACTCGATCCAGGAAGCCATCGAGATGCTGGCGCCCGACACGCCCGACGCCGTGGTCATCGAGCCGGCACCGGTGGCGCAACGCTAG
- a CDS encoding transglutaminase-like cysteine peptidase, which translates to MFGSKGRRTGMAIAAVLLGMATTAHAGDERLYASLGDSTRAPIGWVEFCADNPGDCRGGATQARDIVITQTAWKDLLRVNHWVNETVKPLTDMDHWGVIEKWSLPTDGYGDCEDYVLLKRKMLIDAGWPREALLITVVRDKKGEGHAVLTVKTDKGEFVLDNQNENVVAWTETGYRFVKRQSQSDPNVWVSLGDSRPAVATASARGH; encoded by the coding sequence ATGTTTGGTAGCAAGGGGCGTCGGACGGGAATGGCAATAGCCGCCGTCCTGTTGGGAATGGCGACGACGGCACATGCAGGCGACGAACGGCTTTATGCAAGCCTGGGCGACAGCACGCGTGCACCGATCGGCTGGGTCGAATTCTGCGCGGACAATCCCGGCGATTGCCGCGGCGGCGCGACCCAGGCACGCGACATCGTTATCACCCAGACCGCGTGGAAGGACCTGCTGCGGGTCAACCACTGGGTCAACGAGACCGTCAAGCCGCTGACCGACATGGATCATTGGGGCGTGATCGAGAAGTGGTCGCTGCCGACGGATGGCTACGGCGACTGCGAGGACTATGTGCTCTTGAAGCGCAAGATGCTGATAGATGCGGGCTGGCCACGCGAGGCACTGCTGATCACCGTGGTGCGCGACAAGAAGGGCGAAGGCCACGCCGTGCTGACGGTGAAGACCGACAAGGGCGAATTCGTTCTCGACAACCAGAATGAAAACGTCGTTGCCTGGACGGAGACCGGCTATCGCTTCGTCAAGCGGCAGTCGCAGAGCGACCCCAATGTGTGGGTCTCCCTCGGCGACTCCCGCCCGGCAGTGGCAACGGCCAGCGCCCGCGGGCACTAG